A single genomic interval of Zingiber officinale cultivar Zhangliang unplaced genomic scaffold, Zo_v1.1 ctg150, whole genome shotgun sequence harbors:
- the LOC122036400 gene encoding biotin carboxylase 2, chloroplastic-like, whose amino-acid sequence VLADKYGNVVHFGERDCSIQRRNQKLLEEAPSPALTPELRKAMGDAAVAAAASIGYIGVGTVEFLLDEGGSFYFMEMNTRIQVEHPVTEMISSTDLIEEQIRVALGESLTYKQEDIVLRGHSIECRINAEDPFKGFRPGPGKITSYLPSGGPFVRMDSHVYPGYVVPPSYDSLLGKLIVWAPTRERAIERMKRALCDTMITGVPTTIEYHKLILDIEDFRNGKVDTAFIPKHENELAAPQKVILSTSEKELSVSNN is encoded by the exons GTTCTTGCTGACAAATATGGTAATGTTGTCCATTTTGGGGAGCGTGATTGTAGCATTCAG AGGAGAAACCAGAAACTTCTAGAGGAAGCTCCTTCACCTGCTTTGACCCCAGAACTACGTAAAGCTATGGGTGATGCAGCTGTAGCAGCTGCTGCATCTATAGGTTACATTGGTGTAGGAACTGTTGAATTTCTCTTGGACGAAGGAGGTTCTTTCTATTTCATGGAGATGAACACCAGGATACAG GTAGAGCATCCTGTCACAGAAATGATTTCTTCAACTGACTTGATTGAGGAACAAATACGTGTGGCTCTTGGTGAAAGTTTGACTTACAAACAG GAAGATATTGTTCTGAGAGGGCATTCAATTGAGTGCCGTATTAATGCAGAAGACCCTTTCAAAGGGTTTCGTCCTGGACCTG GGAAAATCACATCGTACTTGCCATCTGGAGGACCATTTGTGAGAATGGATAGTCATGTTTACCCAGGTTACGTGGTTCCCCCAAGCTACGACTCTTTACTTGGGAAG CTTATTGTTTGGGCACCAACCAGGGAGAGAGCAATAGAACGAATGAAAAGGGCCCTGTGTGACACCATGATCACTG GAGTACCTACCACTATTGAGTACCATAAGTTGATTCTTGACATTGAG GATTTCAGAAACGGAAAGGTGGACACTGCATTCATACCAAAGCATGAAAATGAGTTGGCTGCA CCCCAGAAGGTGATCCTGTCTACCTCAGAAAAAGAGCTTTCTGTATCGAACAACTAG